In Rhodopirellula sp. P2, the DNA window AGAGGTGAATCTTCCTTGGGCGACAAGACCTTTCACGAAATCGTTGACTTCGCTCGGCAGGTTGAGATTCATGGCTTCACTCCAATGGGCCGGGGCACATCACATGGGTTTTACGCTGAGGCCCTTCGGGCACACCTTCGACTTGGTTCAGGACTCGATCTCATTGTACAATGAAATCTAAATCAAACCACCTTCGCTTCGGTTGCGACGGTGTCGTAAAAACCGTCCGTTGTGCGACTCAATCAAACGAATATGGATGTTCTTGCTGACATCGCGTTGACCTACTTTCGCACATTCCTCTTTTGCTCTAGCGAATCGGACATTGACCCCGACTTCGCCTGCAAGCAAATGGAGAGCTTTCCGTAGTACGTCGCCACCCTCTCCGGCGTCGAGCGTGTGGCTCTGTCGACAGCGTCTCAACGTGCTTTGGACTTCGCACTTCGGCCACCAGACGAATAGCCGCTCCGAGATCATGTCGATTCATGCTTTATCTCTGCATCCGGCTGACCCTGCGTTCAGACCGCCACCCGATTTCGCCGACCAACTGCGTCTCCTTGATTTTCTCGGCGATGAGTTCGACTATTTCGGCGATGTCCGCTTTCGTCCCGGAACTTCGTTCTTCGACCTTATCCGTTTTGAGCGCACTCACAACGTCATCGAACTCAAACCCTCTGCTGACGGCCTAACAGAGCTGCCTCCGCAGGGCAGCAGAAACTTTGTGCAAATCGAGCTGTCTTCGTCGGATGAAACGGGCGTGACGTGCGGTTGTAATATCCGCGATCCGTTGTGTCCCGTCTGTGCAAATCCGCTTGGAGATTGGGGTGATTTGATTGGCGCTTGGCACGATACAAATGCACAATCTAACTGCCCTGATTGCGGCCACGGATGCACAATCCCGAATCTCAACTGGCAACATGTCGCCGGGTTTGCCCGTTACTGGATCACGATTCAGCAAATCTACGAAGGCGAGGCTGCACCTACCGATCAATTTCTCGACTTACTCGCCGGTGCCACTGGCTGCGAATGGCGATATCTTTGGTGCCATCTCTAACCCTGTCGCGGCGGGCGGCTAACAGGGTTTTTGCGCTAGGCCTTCGGCACACCTTCCATTTTTGTCAACGCGGGCTGGCGTTGGTACAATTTCTGGTAGTTCAGATATCGTTCGCTTCGTTCAGGGCGGTGTCGTAAAAAACTTCCGTTGGGCGGCACCGCTCGAATGGCTATCCGCTATGTCACTTCAAGAACTTGAAAACACGATCGCGAAATTGCCCCCAGATGAACTTGCGAAATTCCGCGAGTGGTTTCTGGACTTTGATTCCGCACAGTTTGACAAACGCATCGAAACCGACGCTCGCGACGGGCGATTGGATTCGCTTGCTGACGCGGCGCTTCGCGACCACAAAGCTGGCAGATCGTCGCCGCTATGAGTCATTTTGCAAGCCCCGCATTCTGGGATTGCTACAAGCAACTTCCGGATACCATTCGATCGCTGGCCGACAAGAACTTTTGCACTCCTCAAAGCTGACCCGAAGCATCCGTCCCTTCACTTCAAAAAGGTCGGCCGTTTTCGGTCTGCTCGCGTTGGGCGAGACTTCCGTGCACTCGCTGTCGAGACCGACGACGGTCTTCTATGGTTTTGGATCGGCAATCACGCTGAGTACGATCGCTTGATCGGCGCGTAGGTTCCGCCCAACATGGTTTGTACGCTAGGCCTGCGGCACGCCTTCCTTGGTTGGTCACGTGGGATGGCATTGGTACAATCTCTCTTAACACAGAGTCAACTGCTTCGTTCAGGGCGGTGTCGTAAAAACCTTCCGTCCGACGGAAGGGTGCGCCCGAGGTTTTCAAGGCATGCACCGATGTCCGAATGTTCAATGCTGGACGGCGTCCGTGTTGAAAACAACCCACCGGCATGCCGGTGGGCCGCGAAGCACCTTCGGCGCATCGGAGACCAAGCTATTCCTGGGCAAGTTGCTCCTCAGCAGAGCTTGCTTCCGCTTCATTTGGCAACTCAATTCGAACGCCTCGAAATGGTCCGTTCAAACTTCGGGCATCGGAGAAATCCCTCCAAAAACCTGAAGTCAGGGTACCGCGCACGCTTCCGTCGGATGAGCCAAAACCTTCCGTTGTGCGACCTATATGTTTCGCATGTCACGACTGCCGTGAATGACGCGAGACACCTCGATGCCACGTTCGGTCGCGCGGAAGAAAATCACGTAGTTGCCGACGCTGAATGAACGGGCACCTGGCACTCCAAGTCCTGGCCGCAATTCGCCCATTTCAGGCTGGGTCGCAATCGTTTCGCACGTCTCCCGAATCTTGCGTGACCATTCACGTGCCGCCTCCGGCTTGTCCCTCGCAATGTATTCAACCATGCCGAATAAGTCGTCATCCGCCTCCGGTGCATAGATGACGTTCGCCATTAGCCTTTCCCATTCTCAATTTCTCGAATACGCTCTTCCGCACGTCGGTAGACATCTTCGGCCGGGATACCTTTCCCGGCGTCCAACTGATCGAATCCCTTTCGTACTTCAGCGTGAAGCGTTTCCCTTGCCTGCAACAAACGCAACGCTTCCGCAAGCACATCGGATTCGTTTAGGAATCTCTTTTCGGAGACCATTCGTTGAACAAAGGGGACTAAATCGCTAGGGATCTCTGTTGTCATGACTGTCTCAATTTTGACTGGCTTGGCAGCGATGTTGGTCGTAGAACATGTTTTTTACGCAAGGCCCCTTCGGGGACAACTTCAGCGTGTTTTTGGCCGCGGCTCCATCGTACAATCAAATCAGATTCAGAACATCTTCGCTTCGGTGGTGGCGATGTTGAGAAAAGCCTTCGGTTGAGCAGTTTGGGGGGGCGGAAGCCTCGAGGTGACTGCCGGCCTGAACCCACTGGCATTTTCCGTCGTAGCAACCGGGTATCACTCTCTTTTTTGACCGAGACGGTCGTGGATCGTTTCGCTTTGATTTTGTCTTCCTAAGATCGGTTGGTTTCCAGTTATGTCCGCTGAAGTTCAGTTTTCAGGGGCCGCAGACGCTGCTGAGTTTCCCTACAAAGCCATCAACCGCGGCGCGATTGCGTCGTTGGTTTTCTTGCTGCTGTCGTTGCCCGGGTTGATGCCGACGTTCTCGCCAATGCTGATTCTGGCGGTGCCGGGCGTTTTGGCGGGGGTGATTGCGCTCCGGGCGATCAGCCGTTTTCCTGATGAATACAGCGGCGCGGGTGTCGCGAAATTAGGTGTGGCCGGTTGTGCCCTGCTGTTTCTGGGCGGCGTTGGTTTCCACACCTACACGTATTTGACCGAGGTTCCCGAGGGCTACGAACGCGTTGCGTTTTACAAATTGCAGGGAGAGCCCAATGGGCCAGATCAGCCCACGGCAGATGCGTTGTCGATCGACGGGGAAGCCATTTTCCTGAAGGGGTACATCCACCCCAGCAGTGGCAGTGGGATGCTTCGTCAGTTTGTGCTGGTGCCCGACCTTGGAACCTGTTGCTTTGGCGGGGATCCCCGCAGCAGTGACATGATTGAAGTGACCTTGCCGCCGGGCGAAGCGGTTCGAGCGGGGCTGACCAAACGCAAGCTGGCGGGAACCTTCAAGGTCAATCGTGTTCCACAGAGCAAAGATGACTTTGAAAACGCGATGTTCTACAAGATGCGCGTCGACCAGTACAAATAGCCAGTACGAATCGGACTGGCTCGCGATCGCGAATTGCTGTTGTGGGATCTGCGGCACAGGTTGGTACGATGGGGCGCGGCATTGCAGGCGACCGGCACCGCAATTTTCTTCCACGAACGATGGATGCTTGTCAGATGAAACTCAATTCAAGAATTTGGTCGATGGGGATGGTGGGATGCCTCGCCATCGGAGGCGTGTTTTCAACCGTTTCTGCCGCGGATGATTCCACGACGCAAAAGGAACGCTCCGCGACAGCTCGATCGATCATTGAACAACGCCGCGCTGCGATGCGAGGGGATGCCGCCGGGCGTGAGAAAGTGGAGGTTCGCAAGAGCAGCCTGGCGGACCTAGCGAAAGGAGACATTTCGTTTGACGATTTGACGTTCGACATCGAAAAGGGCCAGGTCTTCGACGAGAAGCAATTGACCAAGGAGCTCAAGTTTCTGAACGGTCGCAAGGTGCGGTTGCGGGGCTACATGTTGCCAAGCACGTTGTACAAAGAAACTGACATCGACCAATTTGTCTTGGTGCGTGACAACCTGGAATGCTGTTTCGGTCCTGGTGCAGCCTTGTTTGACTGCGTGATGATTGAAATGCAGCCAGGCCGAACAACCGACTTCGTGCCGCGCCCTGTCATGGTGGAAGGCAAGTTTGTGCTGGACACTGAGAAGTATCGCTACCCCGGCGGCAAAGGCCCCGACGGAGCCTCCCACATGGCCGTGTTTCGAATTGAGGGACTTCGCGTCCGATGATCAACCAAGACCGATTGCTGCAACGTTTTCTTCGCTACGTCCGACTCGACACCGCCGCTGATCCGCAGTCGCAAGCCTACCCCAGCACCGAAAGCCAGCGTGAATTGGCGACGATGTTGGCCGATGAACTGACCAAGATGGGATTGACTGACGTGGTCCTGGACGAGCACGCGGTTGTGACCGCAACGGTGCCGGCCACCATTGAGGGTCAGGCACCCACCGTGGCGTTGGTGGCGCACATGGATACCTCGCCGGAGGCGCCCAGTGAGGCGGTCAATCCTCAGGTCATCTCTTCCTACTCAGGCGGTGACATTCCGCTGTCCAGCGGCAATGCCATCACGGTCGCTGGCTGCCCCGATCTCGAGAAAATGGTCGGTCACACGTTGATCACCACGGATGGTTCGACGTTGCTGGGTGGCGACGACAAAGCCGGCGTGGCGATCATCATGGAACTGGCTGAGACGTTGGTGGAGAATCCGCATCTGCCGCATGGACCAGTTCGCGTTGTGATGACGTGCGACGAAGAAATCGGCCGTGGCACAGACAAGCTGGATCTGCAGAAACTGGATGCCACCGTGGCTTACACGGTCGATGGTGGCGGCCAAGGCATCATTGATGTGGAAACGTTTTCTGCCGATGCAATGACGTTGATTTTTCGGGGCCACAACATTCATCCTGCGATCGCGAAAGATCGGATGGTGAATTCACTGCGGGCGGCATCCGATTTTGCGGCCTCCCTGCCCCGCGAATCGGAAACTCCCGAGACCACAGATGGCCGCGACGGTTTCATTCATTTGCACGACATCGTTGGCGGTGTCGGTCAAACTCGCGTGGAATTGATCCTGCGATCCTTCGATAGCGAGCAATTGACCGTTTACGCCGACAAGGTTCGGGGGTTGGCCGAGCAGGCTGCCGCGGCCTGGCCGGGGATTGAGCTGCAGTGTGACGTGCGACGACAATATCGAAACCTAGCCGATGGATTGGCCAAGCTGCCCGAGTCGGTCACTTTGGCTGAGCAAGCGTTCGAAAATTTGGGCCTGCCATGTCAGACGGCGATCGTGCGTGGCGGCACCGACGGCAGTCAACTGACGGAGAAAGGTTTGCCGACACCGAACCTGTCCAGTGGTCAGCACAACATCCACAGCGTGCTTGAATTCGCAAGCCTGGATGAGATGGTTGTCTCCGCCAATCACCTCGTCGAATTGCTGAAACTCTGGGGCGAGAAACGGATCTGATGCGATCGGTTGTCGGCCGGTGAATCAGTGGTTCTTGAGGAACTCGATTGTCCAGTCCTGCACCGCAGGTTCTTCCATCAGGAAGGAGTGCAGCACAGGCACTTGGTGCACCGTCTGGGCTCCTTTGAGCTGAGCTTCTTCGAGGCTGACAACAAAGTCACCTTCGCCGTCCACCAGGGGATTTGCGATCGGCGTTGCGACCTTTCCTGCCACGATCGCAAAGGGAAACGATGGTGTCGCGAGTTTGGATTCCACCTCGGACCAACGAGTGCCAAGTTCCATCGCACCGGGGCCAGCGACCAATCCAAACACGCCGGTCGGAGCCAGGCGTCGAGCAATCGCGGCGCCTTGATTGGGCGGTCCCAGCATGACCATCGATCGCATTCGCGGCAGCAAGTTGCCGGGGTCACCGTCGGCTTGCAGGTCACCGATCAGATGCCGGGTGATGATGTTGCCCATGCTATGGCCGACGAAAGCGAACTGGGCATCAGGCGATTGGTGTTCGAGGACTTCTCGCAGTGCGGTGGCTGATTCGGCCAGTGAGCCGCGGGTGCTGGCGTAGCCAAACCGGATCGTTTGATCAAATCCTTCGGCGTGAAGTTTGGTTTCCAGTGGCTTCATGCATTTGTCCGTTCGCATCAAACCGTGCAACAGAACCACAATCGGTCGCTCGCCGGGCGGTACGACATCAGGCTGCAGTTCGTGGAGGGCTTCGTCGACATCGGCTCGACTGCCCCAAGCTCGGCGAATGTTATTGGGATCCAGAAGCCGCCAGTGTTTGGTCACCGCGTTTTGCTGAATCCGGTAGCCGCTTCTGTAGTCATGATCCGTCCACAGTTGAGCTCCGCCCAATGTTGGCAAGGGAACGTTGAGGTTCTGGGCCATCGTTGTGCTCGCGGAATTTCCCGACCAAGTGTGAAGACCCCAGACTGGAGCCAGTGAAACGGCGGCAATCAAGGCGAATTGCCGAGTCGATTTGAGCCGGCGACTGATTGTTCGAGTGAAGTTCATGGGACTGTTTCAGCGTTTGCAAACTGGCGGATCGTTTGGAGCTTTCTCTGGTTTCGGGGGACATTCAACCAGAGCCCAACGGGCGGACCAATTTGCGCGCAATCTGGTCTTCAGTCATCTTTTTCGTCGCTCACATCGTAAGCAGCGATCGGGTCCATTGCAGGCACAGGTCACGGTTGAGCGTGAGTGTGGTTTGCAACGGGCACCCGATTCGTCGAAGCGTGGCGGCCCAGAAGGGCATCTCGGAGTTTGGCGGACTGGGGATCAGGACTCGAAGCAATCGCGGGGGCCCGTCCTTTCGAATTCGGATCGCGGGCGGTTCGGTCTCGTTCGAGATGGCCACCCCTGAAAACACATTTTCCGTCGAGAGCGATGCGCCCAACGCCATGGAGTCAGCGGGGTTGGCTTTCTCGCCCATCGTGAACGCACCGCCGCCGATCAAGGAAACGGCGGACGGTGATGCACCGGATTGCTTCAGCGAGGCCGCGGTCAGTTTGGTGATCGCGTCGATCTCATTGGGACGCCATTGGTCGTCGGCATCACTGCAGATCACGCACACCGCGACGCGGTGCTGGCGAGCCAGGTCTTTCCAGGGATCGAGCATGGTGGAAGGATCGCGGTCCTTGGGGGGAGCCAACACAATTGCCAGCGCCAACGGTGTCGACGGGGTTTCATCCGAAGCGGTTGCTGCGTCGGCTGCTGGTTGGGGGAACCAAATCGCTGCGGTGTTGGTGATGTCCGGCAACTGCAACGTTTCCACATTCCAATCGTCTGCAGCTGAATTGTCCGACGTTTGGTGGGCTTGGATGCGGTCGAGTGGACCGTCCAACGTCAGCGGATCGATCGAGACCGTTTGTGTTTTGCCTTCACGCTCGATGGTCAGTTCCATTGCGGTTTCAGGTTCGGATGCCCAGAGACGTTGTCGCAGGGCGTTGGTGTTCAAGATTGGCGAACCATCCAGTTGAATCAGTCGGTCGTTTGGTTTCAGAACGCCATCGGCGGGCGACTGATCCCAGACGCTTTGGACGACGACGGAATCCGCTTCGTTGGATTCCGGCATGACTTCATCGGTTGCAATCAGGCCAATGAATTGGGGCTGAAGTGGTGGGATGGTGGCGACCATGGTCGCGATGGTTGAAAGTGATTTGCCATCTCGCTGATAGGTGATTTCAACGTCATCACCGGCATCGAATTGGCCCAGGGCAAGTTTGATTTCCTGCCGCCGGGTGACCTTTTGGCCGCCAATTGTTTGGACTTGGTCGCCGACTTTCAGGCCGGCTTTGTCTGCGGGCGAACGTTTGCGAACGACACTCAGTTCGGTTCCTTCGGCATACGGATCGCTGCCTGCAACGACGAAGCCCAGCAAGCCTTGTTGGATGTTGTTTCCGCGACGCAGTTGGTCCAGTTTCTCGGCAATGATCGAACTGGGGATTGCGAACGCGATTCCGGAGTCGTACCAGGCGGTTGATTCTTCGGCGCCACCCTCGCCCACCGCTGGGATCACGATCCCGCGGAAGTGGCCTTTCAAATCGATCAAAGGACCGCCGTAGAATGCAGGCGAAATGCGGGCATCGGTCTGGATCGCGGTACCATCGAGACGACCGACTGCGGAGAGGATTCCTGTGCTGACCATTGGCGTGTTGGCTTCGCCGTAGCGAGCCACCGCGACCATCGTTTCCCCGACTTGGTCGATGGTTTGATCGGTGGCTGGGAATTCAATCGGTTGCCAGGTTTCGTCGCTGGAGGACACTTTCAACAGCACCAGGTCACGGTGTTCGTCTTGGGCGACCACTGTCGCGGGGTATCGTTTTCCACTGGGTGTGTTGACGATGATGCTGGCCGAGTCGCCACCGGTGACCCAGGAAGAGGTCAGGACGTGCCCCATCTCGTCGATCACCACACCTGATGTCGGTGCATCTTGTCGGACTTCTCCATCGGCTTGCATGACGCCAATGACTTCGATGGTCACGACGGCAGGCAAGGCGTCTTGAGCGACCCCACGGACGGCTTTGGCCAAGACGTTTTGATAACGTGCCGACGAGGGAGCCTGCGCATGGCAGACGCCTGCGATGCAGAACGACAACGCGACCAGCACGAGCGATCGCGCCGTTGCAAACGAACGAAGGAAAACGGTTGGACGAAGCGGGGGGGCCAAGGGAATCTCGCGAATCATGGGCGCAGTACCAAGTCAAGGATTTCGTTGTCTCGTTGAACCACCAAGGCGACTTGGTCACGTCGGTCGATCCGTCTCAGCAAATCGCGAAACGCACGTTGGTGGGAAACCCGGCGCCCGTTGACCAGCACGATCAGGTCATCGGGGCGAAGGTCCACACGAGCGGCAGCGGATTCTTTGTCAACGAAGTCGATGTAGGCGGGGGTGTTTTCAAGCACGTCTGGAATCAAGCCGATGCCGAGGCTGCGCGGCGAATGCGATTTTTCGCGGGGCAGCACGGGATCGGAATCATCGGGCAGGGTTGTCTTTCGACCGGCCAGGATGTCACCGATGGGCTGGCGCAGGACGTTGGCGGGAATGGCGTAGTTCAACCAGACACCGGTTTTGCGATCACGAAGTTCTTTGCCAAGCATTCCCAGGAATTCGCCCTCGGGATTGATCAGGGCTCCGCCGGCCGCGCCCGGGTTGTTGGCAACCAAATCGAGCAGCAGGACTTCACCGCGATAAGGGGTTTGGAAGGTCCCACGGCGGGCATCCAATTTGGTTTTGGCGGCGACGCGGCCCTGCATCACGCTGGCGGGTTCGTTGCCGGTTGCGATCCCAAACAAATTGCTGACGGCGAGCACGGGATCGCCCCAGGAGACTTGGTTGGATTCTGGGATTGGAAAGAACGAGAGGTCATCGGCTTCGATCTT includes these proteins:
- a CDS encoding type II toxin-antitoxin system RelE/ParE family toxin, whose protein sequence is MANVIYAPEADDDLFGMVEYIARDKPEAAREWSRKIRETCETIATQPEMGELRPGLGVPGARSFSVGNYVIFFRATERGIEVSRVIHGSRDMRNI
- a CDS encoding ribbon-helix-helix domain-containing protein → MTTEIPSDLVPFVQRMVSEKRFLNESDVLAEALRLLQARETLHAEVRKGFDQLDAGKGIPAEDVYRRAEERIREIENGKG
- a CDS encoding DUF3299 domain-containing protein, producing the protein MSAEVQFSGAADAAEFPYKAINRGAIASLVFLLLSLPGLMPTFSPMLILAVPGVLAGVIALRAISRFPDEYSGAGVAKLGVAGCALLFLGGVGFHTYTYLTEVPEGYERVAFYKLQGEPNGPDQPTADALSIDGEAIFLKGYIHPSSGSGMLRQFVLVPDLGTCCFGGDPRSSDMIEVTLPPGEAVRAGLTKRKLAGTFKVNRVPQSKDDFENAMFYKMRVDQYK
- a CDS encoding DUF3299 domain-containing protein is translated as MKLNSRIWSMGMVGCLAIGGVFSTVSAADDSTTQKERSATARSIIEQRRAAMRGDAAGREKVEVRKSSLADLAKGDISFDDLTFDIEKGQVFDEKQLTKELKFLNGRKVRLRGYMLPSTLYKETDIDQFVLVRDNLECCFGPGAALFDCVMIEMQPGRTTDFVPRPVMVEGKFVLDTEKYRYPGGKGPDGASHMAVFRIEGLRVR
- the pepT gene encoding peptidase T, encoding MINQDRLLQRFLRYVRLDTAADPQSQAYPSTESQRELATMLADELTKMGLTDVVLDEHAVVTATVPATIEGQAPTVALVAHMDTSPEAPSEAVNPQVISSYSGGDIPLSSGNAITVAGCPDLEKMVGHTLITTDGSTLLGGDDKAGVAIIMELAETLVENPHLPHGPVRVVMTCDEEIGRGTDKLDLQKLDATVAYTVDGGGQGIIDVETFSADAMTLIFRGHNIHPAIAKDRMVNSLRAASDFAASLPRESETPETTDGRDGFIHLHDIVGGVGQTRVELILRSFDSEQLTVYADKVRGLAEQAAAAWPGIELQCDVRRQYRNLADGLAKLPESVTLAEQAFENLGLPCQTAIVRGGTDGSQLTEKGLPTPNLSSGQHNIHSVLEFASLDEMVVSANHLVELLKLWGEKRI
- a CDS encoding lipase codes for the protein MNFTRTISRRLKSTRQFALIAAVSLAPVWGLHTWSGNSASTTMAQNLNVPLPTLGGAQLWTDHDYRSGYRIQQNAVTKHWRLLDPNNIRRAWGSRADVDEALHELQPDVVPPGERPIVVLLHGLMRTDKCMKPLETKLHAEGFDQTIRFGYASTRGSLAESATALREVLEHQSPDAQFAFVGHSMGNIITRHLIGDLQADGDPGNLLPRMRSMVMLGPPNQGAAIARRLAPTGVFGLVAGPGAMELGTRWSEVESKLATPSFPFAIVAGKVATPIANPLVDGEGDFVVSLEEAQLKGAQTVHQVPVLHSFLMEEPAVQDWTIEFLKNH
- a CDS encoding PDZ domain-containing protein is translated as MIREIPLAPPLRPTVFLRSFATARSLVLVALSFCIAGVCHAQAPSSARYQNVLAKAVRGVAQDALPAVVTIEVIGVMQADGEVRQDAPTSGVVIDEMGHVLTSSWVTGGDSASIIVNTPSGKRYPATVVAQDEHRDLVLLKVSSSDETWQPIEFPATDQTIDQVGETMVAVARYGEANTPMVSTGILSAVGRLDGTAIQTDARISPAFYGGPLIDLKGHFRGIVIPAVGEGGAEESTAWYDSGIAFAIPSSIIAEKLDQLRRGNNIQQGLLGFVVAGSDPYAEGTELSVVRKRSPADKAGLKVGDQVQTIGGQKVTRRQEIKLALGQFDAGDDVEITYQRDGKSLSTIATMVATIPPLQPQFIGLIATDEVMPESNEADSVVVQSVWDQSPADGVLKPNDRLIQLDGSPILNTNALRQRLWASEPETAMELTIEREGKTQTVSIDPLTLDGPLDRIQAHQTSDNSAADDWNVETLQLPDITNTAAIWFPQPAADAATASDETPSTPLALAIVLAPPKDRDPSTMLDPWKDLARQHRVAVCVICSDADDQWRPNEIDAITKLTAASLKQSGASPSAVSLIGGGAFTMGEKANPADSMALGASLSTENVFSGVAISNETEPPAIRIRKDGPPRLLRVLIPSPPNSEMPFWAATLRRIGCPLQTTLTLNRDLCLQWTRSLLTM
- a CDS encoding S1C family serine protease produces the protein MNCVPESVRHVTRAQRVTRRSSWTLILLGCITWSFTTCVAPANAFAQPSMARPSDQVQPKMVKIYGAGGLSGLEAYQSGFLVSPAGHIATAWSYVLDVDPVVILHDGRRFESKIVGFEPALELAVLKIEADDLSFFPIPESNQVSWGDPVLAVSNLFGIATGNEPASVMQGRVAAKTKLDARRGTFQTPYRGEVLLLDLVANNPGAAGGALINPEGEFLGMLGKELRDRKTGVWLNYAIPANVLRQPIGDILAGRKTTLPDDSDPVLPREKSHSPRSLGIGLIPDVLENTPAYIDFVDKESAAARVDLRPDDLIVLVNGRRVSHQRAFRDLLRRIDRRDQVALVVQRDNEILDLVLRP